The genomic DNA CGTATGAACATCTAACCACATCCCtataggggtcacgtcaaggtTCAAATTTCCCGcataaattagaaaaaaactAACCAATCATCTTTCGGGAAATCTGTCCCAACGGACCAATCAGATTAGTCGTTCTTTCACGCTTAGACCTCTACATCAAAATGGCGACGAAAACATTATCTGATGCGATTGCAAAAGTTGTTCCATTATTCGGAGAAAATATTAAGCTCAAAGACGAACAAATACAAGTATTACGATGCCTCGTCGACAAAAGGGATTGTGTGGCAGTTTTGCCAACTGGTTTTGGAAAGTCGCTTCCATTTCAAATGTATATACCCGTGGAGCGCATGTTGTGTAACGAAACTTCAAAAGTGATTGTGGTGTGTCCGTTGATATCTCTGATGCAGGACCAAGTGGGGAAACTGTCCAATGTCAATGGCATAACAGCAGCTTACATaggtatgtatgtataaaatgtagttaatataaatgtaattatatgatCATTACACCAACGCTATCGGAATCTCGTACTTTCGCAGAAAATAATCTGAATCTGATCATGCATGAGCCTTGGGTGATTTACGGAGACAATTTAAGCTACATGAACCCGATGCAGCACCCGTTCGATCGGTTGTCAAAACGTGAGCAACGTGCATATAATCTTTCAAAGATTTGGATTGGTATGCTTGATATGTAATTAAACAGGTTGGGGACACTCCCGTATAAACAGGATACTGGATAGTCCCGCCTTTGAGTAACAGTCCTGTATtaatgcaggattctgtgaaatgaaaatggataaaattgttttacaaatttGTATCAAAAAAGGGCATCAGATAATGGAGTGTCCTAGACTTCAAGAAGATCAGCTAGATAAAATCTATATACCatctatttcaatttttcaGGTTCTAGTCCAGAGGAAGACACCAAAATTAGGAATGGTGAAATAGATTTGATATATGGATCACCAGAGGCTTTTGTTGGTGACTCAGTGTGGAGAGCCAACATTCAGAAGCTGAATGTTTCAGCAATAGTTGTTGACGAGTTCCACACCATTGCGACTTGGtaagttgtacatgtatattaaaaaaaaaaaccaatatgaAAATCACCCTTTCATTATGTAGACAAATGATACATATTTGTACGTCAGGTATGCACGTGTGTGCTCTATATGTATTCGTGAGTCGTTATGCATGAGGTCACACCTGTCATTACATGTGCATATTTTGCAAAGTGTAGTACACATGTACTGAAACTTATGACTTAATCTTTTCAGGGGAGATGATGACGATGGGACACAGAAACGGGCTTTCCGGAAGTGGTTCGCCAGTGTTGGGGAATTAAGATCCTTATTTCCAGCCGCAACTGTATTGGCATTGAGTGCAACATGTActgttaagataaaaaaacgTGTTATGAAAGTACTGGAGATGAAAGATGATacaattgaaataataatgtctccaaacaaaccaaacattaAAATATCAGTGTTTAAGGTTCCAAGCAATACTGAAATGGCTATGTACTGGTTAGCAGAAGGACTATCTTCCAAAAGAGAACATTTTCCGCGAACTATTGTATATTGTGTTTCAATTAAAGACGTGTCTAAAATATATTCCTACTTAACAACTGAAATCCCAGAGTGTGCCAGTTTAGTTGAAATGTTCCACTCGGAGACACCGGAAGTTAAGaaagacaaaattattacaGAACTTAAGGTAGAAAGTGGCTCTCCTCTCCGGCTAGTGGTATCAAGTAGTGCTCTGGGAATGGGGATCGATGTGAAAGACTGCCAAAGTGTGGTTCTATTTGGACCTCCTACCAATCTTGTTGATTTAATTCAACAGATTGGTAGGATTGGTAGAGACAATAGCCCATCAGTGGCTCTTATATTGTACCATTCCTATCATCTAGGACAGCTAGGATTTGAAGTAAAATCTCTTGTTAAATCCACTGACTGTCGCAGAGTACAATTACTAGGCAATTTCCTTAATCCCAAGGAGTTAACAGACATTAAGAATAAAGAGTCGGGACTTCACACATGTTGTGACTTTTGTACACTGAAGTGTAGCTGTGGGGAATGTGAGTCATTGTTGTTAGAAAAACTGTTTAGTTGTACTCAAAGTGAACTTGAAAACGACAGTGATGGGAATACCGAGCCATATGATTTGTCAGACTATGAGTTTGAAGAAGAATTGCTCATGGCAGACACCGCAAAtgactgaaaataaaattaaaaaggaaGTGTACAAACTGTTCAGTTTTTGTTAAGTTTTATTACATGGTCATACTTCCATGTGCGTGTATATGTGATATATCATAttcatatctaacattgatagcAAATCTTAAAGACACACAATTTAAAAGCTTCTTATACACCATATCTGTAAAATGTCCATAAAAGCAGCCTGTTCTTTTCAAGTTTATTGGTCTaatttttgaagaatttttttttttttaattatttgattatcaCTTCTTGTTGCTATTCTTGGaataaaataagacaaaaacCTGTGAAATTTGTGTCTTAACATTTTCTCGTACATACATTTGGTCACAGAAGGAAGTGTATGCTGTAAGATGGCTATGTGCACAAGCTGACATTACAAACAATAGACTTAGTGATGTGCATTATATTTCGAAAACTAAATTTTATGACAGTTGCAAACTGTTTACTATGAAAGCtctaataaaaatgtacatgtgaCATCATGAAACTGTCCAAGTCACTGTCCAAGTCATCACTGCTAAAGAAATTCATTTTTGAATCATCATCATGATGACAGTTCAATTTTTGGTATAATTTGTCAATGGTCAGTGTTACTAGaaagtacatatataattactttCTTTGCTAAATCATGAAACTTTTGAAAGGTAATGAAGCCAAGATCATATATATTGCAGGTTTTTTGATCATTTACTATTAATGCCTGGCATAATATTAGCAGTTAGctcttttcaatatttcaaaagacATGAAAAAAGTCTTTAACAATACTTTTAAAAAAGAATTATGCTGCaggtatatatctataacaGTTGCCTCCTATATGACGGAAAAGGAAACCTTTAAAAAATCAGCAATTTTATCCTgtaaaacagtggagagtctgAGGTATTTATCATAGACTCTGGGATTTATTTCGCATACCGTAACATCATTTCAAACAAAATCTTTATCACAAGTTCATATTCACTTGAGTGATCactgtattataaatatcagtGCATGTCATAAGTACAGTCGTGTATAGCTTCATATAACTATGGATCCTTCAGATATGTGGATCTCTCAGACGATGATAGGGAACTACTGGTTGATGTCGATGAATCATTGTTGATAGTCCCCGAAATGCACTGTTGAAAGGGTTCCTTTCTGCAACCAGATCCTTGCACTGTAGGTGCCTGTTAGGTTTCTCTGTCAATACATCTTGCTCAGCAAAGTCCTTTAGAATTTTTTGAACATCAGTTTTGTAAGATGGTAAATGATGAAAaccttttcttttctttatttgggTAATGTCTTCAAAATAGTGTGAGAAATTTATCAGGTGGGGGTATTCCTTAGAATGCTGAAGTATgctgttttttgttttggtgtCCTGAACATGCAATTTTGCTGTCTCTGTTCAACATTTCTAAATATTCATCTAAggaaatgttgttgttttttccaCCTTGGACATTCACAAACCGATTCTCACGGTCAGTTCGTTTTCTTTGGTGTTCGGGAAGTGTCTCTGTTGTTAGAGAAGATAAGTTTGTTTGGAGCCGATGGAATACTTTACTTTGTTTGTACGGTTGTAGATTGGAAGGAGTTCTCCTACTTTGCAGAACGACGTGACCCTGTAAGGATTTTGGGTGTCAGAATGACACTTTCACACTATTGTACTCGTGCAGCTATCTTTGTATTTCCTTTCCCCTTTTTGGTTTTTGCCTTAGCTTTTGGGACTAACGGTACTAACACCATGTTTCTTTAAGTTCATGAGCCTTTTTCCAACATAAGTCATACGGATGTTTGTCACAGAAGTGCACTTGAACGCGTCCATTCTTCCTTACAAGTGGTTTCAATCTTTGTAATTCCTTTTTGGTTTGATCAGGATTGCACAACTATCTCTGTTCTTTCCTGTCAACATGAGCATTCCCTTGTCCAACAAACCATTGGTTTTGTCATAGAAGCACTTGTTACCGCATCACTTTTTCCATCTTCCAGAAAGGTTTGCAATCCAGTAATTCGTCATGGATGATCAGGATTGCTGACATATCTCACTTAGGTTCCTCAACTTGACCCTAGTTCCTGCACAAATTTGTCATGATCGGTCCCTTGTCGAAAAagccattttgatttttatactAAAGTACGCTATTATTGTATTgacattgttttcaaaattttatgtAGCATCTGACCATGTTTTGAAAATTGCCGTACAGCAATCTCCATCAACTTGCTCTTGTACTGTTTAAATTTTGGATTGCCTAAGAAAAAAGAACAATGCAGTTTTATTGCAGAGAAAAACAATATCCCTGAATTTCAATAACTGTCAGAATTGCACACGTTTCCCTTTGGTGGTTACGCATGTTCTGTGAACATTTACTGAAGTATCAAGCCGTACCAAGCAATATGACATGCTATAGTATATGTATGTCAATTTATTGGTCTAATTTTtgcctatttaaaaaaaaaatggttttatgATATTTCTTATTAAACAATATTATCACATTCTTGAAAATTGCTATCTTTGTCTTGAATAAAATCGCATGACAAAAACCTGTGAAATTTGTGCCCTGTCTTATCATTTTCTCGTATACATTTGGTACAGATTGTTGTATATGCTGTAAATGGCTATGTGCACATAAGTTCATTACAAACAATAGACTTGTGATGTGCATTATATTTCGTaatttttgatataaattttatgACAGTTTTATCTGACGGTGTTTTTATGAATTTTGCtctaataaaaatgtacatgtgatATCATGAAATCTTTCATCCGTCAATCACTGCTAAAGAAATTCATTTTTGatcataataaatatcaatttcacaaAGTTTTTTGGTTATAATTTCTGAGTCAAATCAGTGGTTAATGGAGCATCAAATCATGCCTTTAAAAAAGGTAATATGTATCAAATCATATATATTCAGGTTTTTTGTAATTCACATTTactattaatttaatattagcATGCTGTTAGGAAAaaaattttctatatttcttaAAGAACATGaaaaaagatttaaaacaatacttTTTTAAAAGAATTAAATACCTTGCTGCAGGTATTATATCTATAACAGCTCCTATGTATATGATGGAAAAGGATAAAAAATCAGCACTTTTTTATTGTATCAAAAAACAGTGGAGAGCAAGGTTTTTTATCATAGACTCTGTTGATTATTACGCAAAACATCGATTTCATCACAAAATCTTTCATCAAAGTTCATTTCACTGAGAATTATAAATATCAGTGCATGTCTCAAGTACAGCATACTTCATAAAACTATGGATCGTTTTCAGATATGTAGATCTGGCTCAGACGTGATGGAAAACTACTAAAATGTCGATGAATCATTGTTGAATAATCCCCAAATTACTGTTGAAAGGGTTCCTTTCTGCAACCAGATCCTTGCACTGTAGGGCCTGTTAGGTTTCTCTGTCAAACATCAATTGTggcaaatcctataaatcaatttgaacaTCAGTTTTGAAAGTTGATGGTACCCCAAAATGATGAAaaccttttcattttctttatttgtaattaattattcaataatCATCATTGTgagaaatttatcaaaatttatctaGGTGGGGGTATTCCTTAGAATGCTGAAGTTCACTGctgttttttgtttaattaatgaacatgcaatttgtttttatagctGTTTCTgttcaacattttaaatattcatcTAAGGAAAAAGTTTTTTCCACCTTGGACATTCACCCAACCAATTCACGGTCAGTGTTATGATTTGGTGTTACCTGCTTGTTTTTAGACCAGCATAGGTGAATAATGGTGCTCGTGCTTTGGAATACACTTTGTTCTAACGGTTGCTAGCATCTTCGGGTGGTTCTGTATGACCGATGTAGAAACAATGAAGCACCCATTTGTTCCTTCATCAAGCTGTTGTTTGAAGAATCCTTCGACAGATGGAATAAAATCTAATTGCAACATCAAGTTTTTTCCCTTCAGTTGATGATCAACATTCTCTGGGTACCTGCAAAGTTACCAGATACAATGTTTTGTCAAAGTGCAATTGCATGTTTCCTTTTTGGTTTGAAGTTCTTTGCCTGTCAATGACAATGTTTTTTTGATAAGATTGATTCCTATTAAATTTGCGTAATGCATGAATGGTTATGAGTATTTCTTATCTAGTTATGGAATATTAGCTGAACAGTGTACATACATGGAATCTTAATGGCCCCATCATTTATTCGTCGCATTAAAGAGATGCGATGTAATTATAGTTCATATTTTCCAATTTAATTGTTATATCCTCCATTGAAGTTTCAACAGACGGTGGAAGTCTTCGATTTTTGATATAAATCCCTCCAATCTTTCAGACGGTGTGTCCGCTATTTGCCATTGCCTGTTGAGCGGATTGTATTCTTCATCCGTCAATCACGGTCCCACCTTTAGAAAATAAGACTTTGATTAAggaaatatcaaattttacacATAACGTTTTTGGGTTCAGATTTCTGACTTTATTTAATAAATGAACTGTCATCAAACTTGTATAAGattgtaaaacaaattcatatgtatcaaaattaaataccaTCCAGACAGTTTGTAATTCACACTAACTACCCATACCACTTTGAAAGTAATCCATGCTGAATAGGAAATAAAGACTGTTATAATTCTACTACCACCAAAGAAAACCGGTTCAACGATTTCTCCATCCCTGTGTGGTACATATTTCTGTGACATTTCCTTACAGTAGCCTGATGAGTTCCTGAGTCTTATTTTCGTTGGTATCAAAATAGGCCAAGCTGAAACTgcaattgcattttttttttaaattatcaagCTGTTGTATAGATATTAATTCAAAACGTTCGACAGAGCATCTCTGTTCCAAACAATATTTCTGGAATTACAGTGTGGATTTCTCAAGTTCAGCAACCCATTCATGAGTCTGGCATAAGGTGGGCTATAGTAAAGAAACAATTGTTATgaatcaataaatcaatttaGCATTTTAAACTAGTTGATTCACATACTCTAAACTTGCATGCGCAGCTAATACATGTGTAATTTCTTAACATTTCCATTAGGTGGGAaagtattataataatattgttaCATAACCAGTGAAAGAATTCACTGGTGAGCACAACTGAATATCATAGTTACATGGGAAACATACAATTTGTTATTGATAGAATTTCAACCATTATTTTAGAtcttaatttatttacaaaagtttaTCACCCCTATCACTAAGCCCCACTAAACAAAATGTTATGATATTAATACCTGCAGTTTTTACACCAGCATGTTCTGAATAATGGTGCTCAAGGTGCTTTGGATACACATGTCCTAACAGCCTGCTGCATCATCAGGGTGTTTCTGTATGGACTGAAGTAGAAACAATTGAAAGCAGACctaaaaaattcaaaagttcATGAGCTGTGTTGTTGTTCCTCGACTGATGGAATAATTTCTACCATTGTCAACAAGTCTCTGAGCATGATGATCAACAATCTCTGGGTCATAAGTTAACCCTGTCAACAATTTGCATATACATTGAAAAATTTTGCAATGACAATGTTTTTCTGTCAGAAAAAGAAGGTAGAATGTTGAAAACCCAGTTATCCCCGATAAGCTGATAAGTGGTCGATCATCCATTAGCCCATGATTCACGGTTTATCAAATATTTCTGCATCCAAGTTGTGTTTTCCAGTTTGTCAATTTTCTTTGCACAGTCATGGGaaaacactgccaattttcagcaatgtttctcaatgttctgaaaaaaaaaaaaatgaaaaccttaaaaataGCTATAAAACCATAAATAGaccaaaaaagaaaaatgtgGTGTAGCCGTACTTCATATGATAGAACCGTTTTTTGGGTGAACAAATTATTTCAGTTTCAATATTAACTAAacttaaaaatattcaaaatacttTTCAAAGGATTACTTCTTTTAGTATAGTTAAATAGaagattttgtttatctttcgaAGAAAGTTTTGTAAAAATGGTTGGAAAAAAGTAATTTATACCATTGTGTACAATCCACTATGAGTTTCAGATGAAATCCACACATAGAGTTGTGCTCAAGGAAACATTTCTTGACTTCACCATGAAATCAATGCCTTTTCAGCAAGGTGTGGTCCATGGCTTGGAAAAAAGTACTTGGTGAAATCCAAACTATAGCAGTCACTACTAGACCTGAAAGGAGCGCCGGGCCAATGTAGTTCTTCATGAAGCATTTCCcaatggaaatatctcttctagTTTTTTTTTGGATGCGCTGACCCTGATCCTCTTTTGGATAGTTGTGTACATTTTCCCAATTATTCCAGTTTGCATGCAAAAATTTATCACTGAcaatgaaaacatgaaaaatagcaaaatttgCACCACGAACTAAAGCTTTGCATATTTTCTGATGAGCTTCATCAGTGACCATGGTTTTAGAGTTACCTCCGGAAACCATTAAATAGTCACGGACGGAAAGAAAAGCATAAGTTTTCATCAAGGGGTGACGGTAGAACCCATTTGTAATCCCCCGAACATCAAATGTAAATTACATTGCAATTGAAATATAATtagtatttaattttgatagaTCCATGAGGTTCATTTGATGGccttataattataaatatatacaatatctaAGAGGGACAGATGATTTTTCCTGTAGTGAAATATTGGATGTGACATTATATGCAAACTGCTCCTGTAACTGTAACtaggtatatataaaatatgaatatgtagCCAATATAAATTATGTGTAAACTGTAAAATTAATATCACTCAATTGCATTCAATTTAAGTTGTATAACTTACCATGTGATGTGCACTTTACAttaaatgtatcatttcaaAATGAGAAACAGCATTCCTGAAAATAAACTAAAGCTATAGCAAgcaatttaaaacaattaattaacaTCCCTCACTTTCCTAAGATACTGTATCATCATGTTCAATTTGATTATGTTACAGGATATTTGAAATTGGTTTAAGGAACAGTCAGGGTTTTTCGAGTCATAAGATACAGTAGTTTTAGGAAATTCTGCTGCGGATATTACACTGATACAAGTTATCACATATCTCAGTGAAAGTGAGAGATACTAAActataacaacaaaaacacaaccTCTTACCAGTCTGGAAACATATgtcttgtacattatatacaatgtgtagCACATATAGGTTATGTACATGAAGCAAAAGTGACctaatatttatacatgtgcatGTACTTTGTGTACGCTATATACATGATATCATTTTTCATTCCATGTATCGCTTATAGTTAACTGAAAAATTAACAGATATTAGGCTaataacaaatacacaaatcCAAATTCTATCACATTTATGGTTTCGAGAACAGAAATAACTGATAAATTATcacaaattttgattttttctaTTTCCTTTCAATTCATACTTTTTATTATGCAGTAAAATCATAAACGCAGGCTGCATGACATACTTCTATCATTTGCTATCAAAAC from Argopecten irradians isolate NY unplaced genomic scaffold, Ai_NY scaffold_1026, whole genome shotgun sequence includes the following:
- the LOC138313888 gene encoding ATP-dependent DNA helicase RecQ-like isoform X1 is translated as MATKTLSDAIAKVVPLFGENIKLKDEQIQVLRCLVDKRDCVAVLPTGFGKSLPFQMYIPVERMLCNETSKVIVVCPLISLMQDQVGKLSNVNGITAAYIGSSPEEDTKIRNGEIDLIYGSPEAFVGDSVWRANIQKLNVSAIVVDEFHTIATWGDDDDGTQKRAFRKWFASVGELRSLFPAATVLALSATCTVKIKKRVMKVLEMKDDTIEIIMSPNKPNIKISVFKVPSNTEMAMYWLAEGLSSKREHFPRTIVYCVSIKDVSKIYSYLTTEIPECASLVEMFHSETPEVKKDKIITELKVESGSPLRLVVSSSALGMGIDVKDCQSVVLFGPPTNLVDLIQQIGRIGRDNSPSVALILYHSYHLGQLGFEVKSLVKSTDCRRVQLLGNFLNPKELTDIKNKESGLHTCCDFCTLKCSCGECESLLLEKLFSCTQSELENDSDGNTEPYDLSDYEFEEELLMADTAND
- the LOC138313888 gene encoding bifunctional 3'-5' exonuclease/ATP-dependent helicase WRN-like isoform X2, encoding MPRRQKGLCGSFANWFWKVASISNDQVGKLSNVNGITAAYIGSSPEEDTKIRNGEIDLIYGSPEAFVGDSVWRANIQKLNVSAIVVDEFHTIATWGDDDDGTQKRAFRKWFASVGELRSLFPAATVLALSATCTVKIKKRVMKVLEMKDDTIEIIMSPNKPNIKISVFKVPSNTEMAMYWLAEGLSSKREHFPRTIVYCVSIKDVSKIYSYLTTEIPECASLVEMFHSETPEVKKDKIITELKVESGSPLRLVVSSSALGMGIDVKDCQSVVLFGPPTNLVDLIQQIGRIGRDNSPSVALILYHSYHLGQLGFEVKSLVKSTDCRRVQLLGNFLNPKELTDIKNKESGLHTCCDFCTLKCSCGECESLLLEKLFSCTQSELENDSDGNTEPYDLSDYEFEEELLMADTAND